A window from Dromaius novaehollandiae isolate bDroNov1 chromosome 1, bDroNov1.hap1, whole genome shotgun sequence encodes these proteins:
- the LOC135329673 gene encoding trypsin II-P29: protein MKVFLILSCLGAVVAVPGDADDDKIVGGYNCPVGSVPYQVSLNAGYHFCGGSLINNQWVVSAAHCYKSYIQVRLGEYNIDVQEDSEVVRSSAAIIRHPKYSSRSLDNDIMLIKLASSVAYSDDIQAIALPSACVEAGTECLISGWGNTVSSGSSYPEIVQCLQAPVLSDQACQKAYPGQISSNMVCVGFLEGGKDSCQGDSGGPVVCDGALQGIVSWGIGCALKGYPGVYTKVCNYVSWIQETIAAY, encoded by the exons ATGAAGGTCTTCCTGATTCTCTCCTGCCTGGGAGCAGTTG TTGCTGTCCCGGGGGATGCTGACGACGACAAGATTGTGGGAGGCTACAATTGCCCAGTAGGTTCAGTGCCCTACCAGGTGTCCCTGAATGCTGGGTATCACTTCTGTGGAGGTTCCCTCATCAACAACCAATGGGTTGTGTCAGCTGCTCACTGCTACAAGTC CTATATACAGGTGAGGCTGGGAGAGTACAACATAGATGTGCAGGAAGACAGTGAAGTGGTCAGGAGTTCTGCAGCAATCATTCGCCATCCTAAGTACAGTTCAAGAAGCCTTGATAACGACATTATGCTGATCAAGCTGGCATCCTCGGTGGCCTACAGCGACGACATTCAAGCCATAGCTCTGCCCAGCGCCTGTGTTGAGGCAGGCACCGAGTGCCTGATTTCGGGGTGGGGAAACACAGTGAGCAGTGGCT CCAGTTACCCTGAGATTGTCCAGTGTCTGCAAGCTCCAGTCCTGAGTGACCAAGCGTGTCAAAAAGCTTACCCGGGCCAGATCTCCAGCAACATGGTGTGTGTAGGATTCCTGGAGGGTGGGAAAGACTCATGCCAG GGTGACTCGGGTGGCCCAGTTGTGTGCGACGGGGCACTCCAGGGGATCGTGTCATGGGGAATTGGGTGTGCTCTGAAAGGCTACCCTGGCGTCTACACCAAGGTCTGCAATTATGTCAGCTGGATCCAAGAAACCATTGCAGCCTACTGA